A region of Rhizorhabdus wittichii RW1 DNA encodes the following proteins:
- a CDS encoding transposase, IS4 family (PFAM: transposase, IS4 family protein), with translation MWTPATRAQHTRVAKRYQTDLSDAEWRLIAAFLPEARSTGRRREWPMREIVNAIFYVLRGGIAWRLLPKDFPPWQTVYRWFALLRDEAVFERMNHALVMTDRERTGREASPSAAIIDSQSVKTTESGGPRGYDAGKKIKGRKRHALVDTDGRALLVEPHTADVQDRDGGGAVLQISRGLFPFIEKVWADGGYNHERVTQATSITVEIVSKITGQTGFVVLPRRWVVERFFAWINRNRRLAKDVEATLKSAAAFLYAAAAMLMIRRLARSA, from the coding sequence ATGTGGACCCCGGCCACCCGCGCGCAGCATACGCGCGTGGCGAAGCGATACCAGACGGATTTGAGTGATGCGGAGTGGCGATTGATCGCCGCATTTCTGCCCGAGGCACGTTCGACCGGGCGACGGCGGGAATGGCCGATGCGCGAGATCGTGAACGCCATATTCTATGTGCTGCGCGGCGGGATCGCCTGGCGACTGTTGCCGAAAGACTTTCCTCCGTGGCAGACAGTCTACCGCTGGTTTGCCCTGTTGCGCGACGAAGCAGTGTTCGAGCGAATGAACCATGCTCTGGTGATGACCGACCGCGAACGGACGGGGCGCGAGGCCAGCCCGAGCGCGGCCATTATCGACAGTCAGAGCGTCAAGACCACGGAAAGCGGCGGCCCACGGGGCTATGACGCCGGCAAGAAGATCAAGGGGCGCAAGCGACATGCCCTGGTCGATACCGATGGCAGGGCGCTGCTGGTCGAACCTCACACCGCCGATGTCCAGGATCGTGATGGCGGTGGTGCAGTGCTGCAAATATCACGCGGCCTGTTCCCGTTCATCGAGAAGGTCTGGGCCGATGGCGGCTACAACCATGAGCGCGTCACGCAGGCTACCAGCATCACCGTTGAAATCGTCAGCAAAATCACCGGGCAGACCGGCTTCGTCGTCCTGCCAAGGCGCTGGGTCGTTGAACGCTTCTTCGCATGGATCAACCGAAATCGCCGTCTCGCCAAGGACGTCGAGGCAACCCTCAAGTCCGCCGCAGCATTCCTCTACGCCGCCGCTGCCATGCTCATGATCCGCAGACTGGCGCGATCAGCGTGA
- a CDS encoding N-acetylmuramoyl-L-alanine amidase, family 2 (PFAM: N-acetylmuramoyl-L-alanine amidase, family 2) codes for MTTPAYMDPAKIEYLTIHCAATPRGRDVKAATISQWDVRKFGQISYHHVVEIDGNRVRTLRDDQRGAHVGGANTGNIGICYVGGVEANNRPADTRTDAQKMALLTLIRTYRARYPGIIIRGHRDWPGVAKACPSFDVAAWLKEVGE; via the coding sequence ATGACGACACCGGCATATATGGACCCGGCGAAGATCGAGTATCTTACGATCCACTGCGCTGCGACACCGCGTGGGCGTGACGTGAAGGCTGCAACGATCAGTCAATGGGATGTCCGGAAGTTCGGACAGATATCCTACCACCACGTGGTCGAGATCGACGGAAACAGGGTGCGGACCTTGCGGGACGATCAGCGCGGCGCGCATGTCGGGGGCGCCAACACCGGCAATATCGGCATCTGCTATGTCGGCGGGGTCGAGGCGAACAACAGGCCGGCCGACACGCGGACGGATGCTCAGAAGATGGCGTTGCTGACGCTGATCCGAACTTATAGGGCGCGCTATCCCGGCATCATCATTCGCGGGCATCGTGACTGGCCGGGCGTGGCGAAAGCTTGTCCGAGTTTCGATGTCGCCGCCTGGCTGAAGGAGGTCGGCGAATGA